The Natrinema pellirubrum DSM 15624 region AAAGCGATGGGAGCAGACAAAGCGAGAGGACCGCACCCAGGAGGACGAGGCTCATAGAAAGCAGTTCGTCTCGGCCACTGTAACCGCGCCCGTGAAATCGTTCGCGAGTCATATACGCCGTCGCGGACCACGGCGGGACGATCGGAGTACCCGCTCGTGTGGTGACTCGTCGAACCCCCCGCTAATCGGCGTTCACGGTGGTGTTTTGTAGTTCGCAGTCGACGTAGAACCCGTCCAGTAGATCGCTCCCGAGCAGGACTTCGCCCGTGTACGGCTGGCGGTCGTCCACGTCGGCCAACACGACTCGAGGCCCCCGGTCGACGCTCCGGACGTCGACGCTGATCGCGACGATGTCGCGACTCTCGGCGCTGCCGCCGGACCTGACGGTGACGTCGTCGATCGCGCCGGTACTACCGATCCGCTCGAGGAGGGTTTCGTCGATCGTCGTCCGGTCCGCCCCGGTGTCGGCCTTCGCGATGACCGTTTCGGTCGTGTCGGTGCCGCTGACTGCGACCGTCTCGAGGCGGCCGACAACCGGTTTGGCTGGCGCTGTCATACCAACCCGTTAGGAGCGACGCCACTAGAGCGTTCCTGTCCGTCGAAGCGCCGCGGGAGTCGTCGGAACGGTCGCGTTTTCGACCCGTAGGTGGACAGGGGGTGAGCCGAAACCGTCAGTGCCGAAACAGTCCGACCCAAGCCCGAGATAGAAGTTGATATCCGTAAACTCCTAATATAAGAAGCCGTTTAGATCAATCAATGACGTACGAGAATCTGGATTCCGATCTAGTAAACGAACTGCTCGACGACGGCCGCTCGAGTCTCCGCAGCCTCGCGGAGGAACTCGATGTCTCCGTGACGACCGTTTCGAACCACCTCTCCGACCTCGAGGACGAGGGCGTGATCGAGGGGTATACGCCGAAGATCGACTACGACGCGGTCGGCTACGACGTGACCGCCGTGATGCAACTCAAGGCCGAAGGGAACGCCCTGCCCGAGATCACGGAGACGCTGAAAGACCACCGACAGATGATCTCGGTCTACGAGGTCACGGGTGACTACGACGTGATCGCCATCGGGAAGTTCAAAGACACCGACGACATGAACGATCAGATCAAGCAGTTGATCACCGATCCCGACATCAACCAGTCGAGTACCAGTATCGTCCTCAACGCCGTCAGCGAGAACGAGCAGTTCGAACTCGAGACCGACGGGGACAGCTAACGGTCGACCGGCGGCCGGGACCGATTGCATCGATCAGCGGCGGCTTCGGCCCGCGGTCCCACCGGGGAGTTGCCACGGCTGGCTCACGCCGCCCCGTGAGACCGGCGACGTGGACTGGTCCTCGCCGTCGATCGTGTTCGGTGGAAACGTGGGGCCGTGCCGAATCGGGCCCTCATCGACGAAGCGTGATTCATCACTCGTCCCCGGTTCTGGAGAGGGATTACTTCCACAACGGACATTGAAACCGGTGATTGCGTTTCGGAGCGATGTTCTAATCAGTGGTTGTCGACCCCATCATATGCTGGGTGTTCGGTCCGTAAATGCATCCCACGGGGCCGCCGGAATAAATATGTTGCAAACGATGCAACTATGAACGCATCTAATGGGTGATGTGATGTCCGTTAACAGGCATCATGGCATATGGAACTGCACCTGAAGAGCGATACAGTTACGGGGAGGTAAGCGACGAGGACCGTCGCGAGTTCCTGAAGGCGCTGGGCGTCGTCGCCGGCGGCGGTGTCGCCGGTGCGACGCTCCGTGATCTCCGCGGGGAGGTCGCAAGCGGCGCTGCGGGCGGGCTCGCCGAGATGGGCGAGGCGGTACGGGCCGGGTTGACCGGCACGCTGGACGGCGCGCTGTTGGCCGAGGAACTGACTGGACTCGAGGAGAGTTTCGAGTTGTTGCCCCAACTGGCGTCGATGGGGGTACCCGAGCAGGGGGCGTCGGCCTATCAGGAGCTGACGACGCCGGCATGGACGATCAACGACCACCTCGCTGAGGTCGGGTTCTTCGCGAGCGCGGAGGAGAATCTGCCGGCGTTTACCCCCGATCACATCGAGGAGACGACCCGACAGCTGCTCCACATCGAGGAGTTGCCGGCGACCCTCGCGGAAGTCGGGTTCGCCGAGAGCGAGCGGACGGCGCTGGTGACGAACATCGTCAATTCGCGCGAGCAGCTCTCGTGGTGGATGAAGACGCCGGATTATCCGCCGGCCGAAGCCGTCGAGGACGGGGTCGTCCACGAGTTCGTCGCGCCGCTGCATCGGCGGGCCGCGGAGGGTGCCCTGCTGTGGATCGACGGCCTGGATCACTTCCTCTGGCAGAACGAGGTACTGGTGACCGACGAGATGATCGACCGCGGGCTCTGGGACATCAAGTCGATGCTCGGTGGCTACTACCTGTTGGGGTCGGCCGCCCG contains the following coding sequences:
- the lrp gene encoding HTH-type transcriptional regulator Lrp codes for the protein MTYENLDSDLVNELLDDGRSSLRSLAEELDVSVTTVSNHLSDLEDEGVIEGYTPKIDYDAVGYDVTAVMQLKAEGNALPEITETLKDHRQMISVYEVTGDYDVIAIGKFKDTDDMNDQIKQLITDPDINQSSTSIVLNAVSENEQFELETDGDS